A genomic segment from Candidatus Viadribacter manganicus encodes:
- a CDS encoding copper resistance protein B, whose product MKPLILALGLSLAGANAAQAMDEQTFHMVRGEVDGAEIDGADIFTWAGEAWIGGDTNRIWFKTEGEIEDGDVHGAEVQALWSRNISDFWDLQAGVRVDLQPDTTTYLAIGIQGLAPYRFDTEATAFLSEEGDLSARLHQAFDLHLTQRLIAEPHVELNAYAQDIPKRDIGAGLSDAQLGLQVRYEITRKFAPYLDFVWESALGETASIARSNGEDVRSQSVRAGIRFWF is encoded by the coding sequence ATGAAGCCTCTCATTCTAGCGCTAGGCTTATCGCTTGCAGGCGCGAACGCAGCGCAGGCGATGGATGAGCAAACATTCCATATGGTGCGCGGCGAAGTGGACGGCGCTGAGATCGACGGCGCTGACATTTTCACATGGGCCGGCGAAGCCTGGATCGGCGGCGACACCAATCGGATTTGGTTCAAAACCGAAGGCGAGATCGAAGACGGCGATGTACACGGCGCTGAAGTGCAAGCACTCTGGAGCCGCAACATCTCCGATTTCTGGGATCTGCAGGCCGGCGTGCGCGTCGATCTTCAACCCGACACCACGACTTACTTGGCAATAGGCATTCAGGGCCTTGCACCTTATCGGTTCGACACCGAGGCCACAGCGTTCCTAAGCGAGGAAGGCGATCTTAGCGCCCGCCTCCACCAAGCTTTCGACCTCCACCTCACACAGCGCCTCATCGCTGAGCCGCACGTCGAACTCAACGCCTATGCGCAGGACATTCCCAAGCGCGACATCGGCGCAGGTCTCTCGGATGCGCAACTGGGCCTCCAAGTCCGCTATGAAATCACGCGCAAGTTCGCACCCTATCTGGATTTCGTCTGGGAAAGCGCACTCGGCGAGACAGCGTCCATCGCCCGCTCGAATGGCGAGGATGTCCGCAGCCAATCCGTGCGCGCCGGCATCCGCTTTTGGTTCTGA
- a CDS encoding copper resistance system multicopper oxidase produces the protein MRPLPFIGFLAVFAAATPALAREYDLVIDDARIEIAGRVTDGMMINGQLPGPTLRFTEGLEAVIHVRNDSDAPTSLHWHGLFVPAEMDGSPGFSGFQAIQPGRSFTYHFTIRQHGTYWYHSHSGGQEQMGLYAPLIIEPATAETNPPDRDYVVLLSDFTSEHPDRILNNLKVDSGYYNNYHRTIGDFFRDARTFGFGAALQDRLAWGQMRMDPTDIADVTNYTFLLNGHPATDNTSFLFRPNERVRLRLINGSAMTYFDFRIPGLKLTVVAADGRDVEPVEVDELRIAVAETYDIIVEPREDAAYTIFAESMDRSGYARGTLAPRLGMEAAIPKMRPRAILTMADMGMSHGDASADMPMDHSRMDHGADHGAMDHSQMGQMDHSAMGQSADSHQGHDISSGLGANGGVDGSGRPYGWGSEFPADARVLTYADLASATPQRDTRPAEREIIVRLGGNMERYNWTINGQSMEDAPPINLAFGERARLTFINETMMAHPMHLHGMFVQLENGMPTERLPDKHIVSVAPGQTYSVLLTADQPGEWAFHCHLLYHMNAGMMSRVVVARSDGQPAAYDNANAHGGHQ, from the coding sequence ATGCGTCCTCTTCCCTTCATCGGATTTCTGGCGGTCTTCGCGGCGGCAACGCCCGCCCTAGCCCGCGAATACGATCTCGTCATCGACGACGCGCGCATCGAAATCGCCGGACGCGTCACCGACGGCATGATGATAAACGGTCAACTGCCGGGACCAACTCTGCGCTTCACCGAAGGCTTAGAGGCTGTGATCCACGTTCGCAATGATAGCGACGCGCCAACCTCGCTGCATTGGCACGGGCTCTTCGTGCCCGCAGAAATGGACGGTTCTCCGGGCTTCTCCGGCTTCCAAGCCATCCAGCCTGGTCGCTCTTTCACCTATCACTTCACCATCCGTCAGCACGGCACGTACTGGTACCATTCACACTCGGGAGGCCAGGAGCAAATGGGACTCTACGCGCCGCTCATCATCGAGCCAGCGACTGCCGAGACCAACCCACCCGATCGCGACTACGTTGTCCTCCTCTCGGACTTCACCAGCGAACATCCCGATCGCATCTTGAACAACCTCAAGGTGGATTCTGGCTATTACAACAACTATCACCGCACGATCGGCGACTTCTTCCGCGACGCACGAACCTTCGGCTTTGGCGCAGCACTTCAAGATCGTCTGGCGTGGGGCCAAATGCGGATGGACCCCACCGACATTGCGGATGTGACCAACTACACGTTCCTGCTCAACGGCCATCCAGCTACAGACAACACATCCTTTCTCTTCCGCCCAAATGAACGCGTGCGCCTGCGCCTCATCAATGGCTCGGCGATGACGTATTTCGACTTCCGCATTCCTGGGCTGAAACTCACCGTTGTTGCCGCCGATGGCCGCGACGTCGAACCCGTAGAAGTCGATGAGCTTCGCATCGCGGTCGCCGAAACCTACGATATCATTGTCGAACCGCGCGAGGACGCTGCATACACCATCTTCGCTGAATCGATGGATCGCAGCGGCTATGCACGCGGCACTCTGGCGCCGCGTCTCGGCATGGAGGCCGCAATCCCGAAGATGCGGCCGCGCGCCATTTTGACCATGGCCGATATGGGCATGTCGCATGGCGATGCGTCCGCCGATATGCCGATGGATCATAGCCGAATGGACCACGGTGCGGATCACGGCGCCATGGATCATAGCCAGATGGGCCAAATGGATCACAGCGCTATGGGCCAAAGCGCCGATAGCCATCAAGGTCACGACATCAGTTCCGGTCTCGGCGCCAATGGCGGTGTCGATGGATCGGGCCGGCCTTATGGGTGGGGCTCGGAGTTTCCGGCAGATGCGCGCGTGCTTACATACGCCGATCTCGCCTCAGCAACGCCGCAACGAGATACGCGCCCCGCAGAGCGCGAAATCATTGTTCGTCTCGGCGGCAACATGGAGCGTTACAACTGGACAATTAACGGCCAAAGCATGGAAGATGCCCCGCCGATCAACCTCGCCTTCGGCGAGCGCGCGCGTCTCACCTTCATCAATGAGACGATGATGGCGCACCCGATGCACCTACACGGCATGTTTGTTCAACTTGAGAATGGCATGCCAACTGAGCGGCTGCCCGACAAACACATCGTCTCGGTCGCCCCCGGTCAAACCTACTCGGTGCTGCTCACCGCCGATCAGCCAGGCGAATGGGCGTTCCACTGCCATCTTCTCTATCACATGAACGCCGGCATGATGAGCCGTGTCGTCGTCGCACGCAGCGATGGCCAACCCGCCGCATACGACAACGCCAATGCGCATGGAGGCCACCAATGA
- a CDS encoding RNA polymerase sigma factor — protein sequence MTTPDERDDAALVAAVLAGDERAFGQLMRKHKDSLYRFIRGYTGDAGEAYDLVQEAFVAAWHALSRFDQRRSFGVWLKRIAINKCRDWRRRRAVRQFFYSAEDIHQPGFDVAAIEQAPTDQDEDLARLDTAIAALPPNLKEPLLLSLTENLSHRAIGETLGITAKAVEVRIYRAKLAISQALESK from the coding sequence ATGACAACCCCCGACGAGCGCGACGACGCAGCGCTCGTGGCGGCCGTCCTGGCCGGCGATGAACGGGCGTTCGGGCAATTGATGCGGAAACACAAAGATAGCCTCTATCGCTTCATTCGTGGCTACACCGGCGATGCTGGTGAAGCCTACGATCTCGTGCAGGAGGCTTTCGTCGCCGCTTGGCACGCGCTCTCGCGCTTCGATCAACGCCGATCCTTCGGCGTCTGGCTAAAGCGCATTGCCATCAACAAGTGCCGCGATTGGCGCCGCAGACGGGCCGTGCGCCAATTCTTCTATAGTGCCGAAGACATTCACCAGCCCGGCTTTGATGTGGCGGCGATCGAACAGGCGCCGACCGATCAAGACGAAGATCTAGCGCGCCTCGACACGGCCATCGCCGCCTTGCCGCCGAATCTCAAAGAGCCGCTGCTCCTCTCGCTGACCGAGAATCTGTCTCATCGCGCCATCGGCGAAACCCTCGGGATTACCGCCAAGGCCGTAGAAGTGCGCATCTACCGGGCCAAGCTCGCCATCAGCCAGGCGCTTGAGAGCAAATAA
- a CDS encoding periplasmic heavy metal sensor gives MNLSWRGLAITAAVAFAAGVGGVWVGMTGMHALHHARPGLHDVVHERLDLTQEQIERIEIIESEFATRRRAQEAEMQAANAELAAAIREEHGYGPRVTAAVARFHHAMGELQSETIRHVFAMREVLTAEQQAIFDTTVVDALTAEQQ, from the coding sequence GTGAATCTCTCTTGGCGTGGGCTCGCGATCACCGCAGCCGTTGCATTCGCTGCCGGCGTTGGCGGCGTATGGGTCGGGATGACCGGTATGCACGCGCTGCACCACGCACGCCCTGGCCTACACGACGTCGTTCACGAGCGCCTTGATCTCACCCAAGAGCAAATCGAGCGCATTGAAATCATTGAATCCGAGTTCGCAACACGCCGCCGCGCCCAGGAAGCAGAAATGCAAGCCGCGAACGCGGAGCTTGCCGCCGCAATCCGCGAAGAGCACGGTTACGGACCCCGTGTGACGGCGGCCGTCGCGCGCTTCCATCACGCCATGGGTGAGCTTCAGTCCGAAACGATCCGCCATGTCTTCGCGATGCGCGAGGTGCTGACGGCTGAGCAGCAGGCGATATTCGACACCACCGTCGTCGACGCGCTTACCGCAGAACAACAATGA
- the cueR gene encoding Cu(I)-responsive transcriptional regulator codes for MNIGQASEKSGVTAKMIRYYEGVGLLASAARRANGYRDYGDADVAVLQFVRRTRDLGFSLEEVSALLALWSDKKRPSREVKKLAEAHVADLEHRIREMRSIIKTLRGLAQNCHGDERSDCPILDDLAKPRKLGPARRKRA; via the coding sequence ATGAACATAGGTCAGGCCTCAGAGAAGTCCGGCGTTACGGCCAAAATGATCCGCTATTATGAGGGCGTCGGCCTGCTGGCTTCCGCCGCGCGCCGAGCAAACGGGTATCGCGACTATGGCGACGCTGACGTGGCCGTGCTGCAGTTCGTCAGGCGCACGCGCGACCTCGGCTTTTCGCTGGAAGAGGTTTCAGCCCTGCTGGCGCTTTGGAGCGACAAGAAGAGACCTTCGCGAGAAGTGAAGAAACTCGCCGAAGCGCACGTCGCCGATCTTGAACACCGCATTCGCGAAATGCGTTCGATCATAAAGACACTGCGCGGCTTGGCGCAAAATTGTCACGGCGACGAACGCTCCGACTGCCCGATCTTGGACGATCTGGCCAAGCCCAGGAAGCTTGGCCCTGCCCGGCGCAAGCGCGCCTAG
- a CDS encoding heavy metal translocating P-type ATPase: MHEHQTNDSAVGGQKFRDPVCGMEVGADTPHRLTHDGAEVLFCSAHCKAKFAAAPQKYVKAAPVSSRCSAHKPGDGHGAGHGHHHVTAPVDAPKGVNWTCPMHPEIVRDGPGSCPVCGMALEPMTPSADSGPNPELADMTKRFWIGAALALPVLVLEMGRHLLGIDRLVPPSWNPWLQFVLATPVVVWAGFPFFERFYQSLKTRNLNMFTLIALGAGVAWTYSAVALLAPGLFPPEFRDHYGLVAVYFEAAAVITVLVLLGQVLELRAREQTGGAIRALLDLTPKMARRIKNGAEAEVPLDQIVVGDRLRVRPGEKIPVDAIVREGRSTIDESMVTGESMPVTRAPGARVIGGTLNRTGALVIEADRIGADTMLSRIVHMVAAAQRSRAPIQRLADKVSSWFVPAIIGIAVVTLIAWWLFGPSPAFSYGLIAAVSVLIIACPCALGLATPMSIMAGVGRGARAGVLIKNAEALERFEKVDTLVLDKTGTLTEGKPAVITIQMSANHNEADVLHLAASLENQSEHPLAQAIVAAAKERGLALGEASDFDSPTGKGVIGVVEGREIALGAEKYLAELKVDVSALGEKAEHLRREGATAIFVSVDGVAAAVFGIADPIKATTPDALAALKAQGLRLVMLTGDNRTTADAVARKLGIDVVEAEVLPEDKSRIVERLKREGRVVAMAGDGVNDAPALAAADVGVAMGSGTDVAIESAGVTLLHGDLTGIVRARTISRATMNNIRQNLFFAFAYNAAGVPIAAGMLYPMTGELLSPMVAAAAMALSSVSVIANSLRLNAIKV; the protein is encoded by the coding sequence ATGCACGAGCACCAAACCAACGATTCTGCGGTGGGCGGCCAGAAATTTCGAGACCCCGTCTGTGGCATGGAGGTTGGCGCCGATACGCCGCATCGTCTTACGCACGATGGCGCCGAGGTGTTGTTTTGCAGTGCTCATTGCAAAGCGAAGTTTGCGGCGGCGCCGCAGAAATATGTGAAGGCGGCGCCGGTGAGTTCGCGCTGTTCGGCGCATAAGCCGGGTGACGGTCATGGCGCCGGTCATGGGCATCATCATGTGACGGCGCCGGTCGATGCGCCCAAGGGTGTGAACTGGACGTGTCCGATGCACCCCGAGATCGTGCGCGACGGTCCAGGATCTTGTCCCGTCTGCGGCATGGCGTTGGAGCCGATGACGCCGAGCGCCGATAGCGGTCCAAATCCGGAATTGGCCGATATGACCAAGCGCTTTTGGATCGGCGCTGCGCTCGCGCTACCGGTGCTTGTGCTGGAAATGGGGCGGCATTTGCTTGGCATCGATCGGCTCGTGCCGCCAAGTTGGAATCCGTGGCTTCAATTTGTGTTGGCGACACCGGTCGTTGTCTGGGCGGGCTTTCCGTTCTTTGAGCGCTTTTATCAATCGCTGAAGACCCGCAATCTCAACATGTTTACGCTGATCGCGTTGGGTGCCGGAGTGGCGTGGACATATAGTGCCGTGGCGCTGCTGGCGCCTGGCCTCTTTCCGCCTGAGTTTCGCGATCATTATGGCCTGGTGGCAGTCTACTTTGAGGCGGCCGCGGTCATCACGGTATTGGTTCTGCTTGGCCAAGTGCTTGAATTGCGGGCGCGCGAGCAAACTGGCGGCGCTATTCGCGCGCTGCTTGATCTCACACCGAAGATGGCTCGCCGCATCAAGAATGGCGCCGAAGCAGAAGTGCCGCTTGATCAAATCGTCGTTGGCGATCGCCTTCGTGTTCGCCCCGGTGAGAAAATTCCGGTGGATGCCATCGTTCGGGAAGGACGCTCGACGATCGATGAATCGATGGTCACTGGCGAATCCATGCCCGTAACAAGGGCGCCTGGCGCGCGGGTCATTGGCGGCACGCTCAATCGCACTGGCGCCTTGGTCATTGAAGCAGATCGCATTGGGGCCGACACGATGCTTTCTCGCATTGTGCACATGGTCGCGGCCGCGCAGCGTTCGCGTGCGCCAATTCAGCGGCTGGCCGACAAGGTTTCGAGCTGGTTTGTGCCGGCAATTATTGGCATCGCCGTTGTGACCTTGATCGCGTGGTGGCTATTTGGACCCTCGCCGGCGTTCTCCTACGGTCTTATCGCCGCCGTTTCGGTGCTGATCATCGCGTGTCCGTGTGCGCTGGGCCTTGCAACGCCGATGTCGATCATGGCCGGCGTCGGTCGCGGTGCGCGCGCCGGTGTGCTGATCAAGAACGCTGAGGCGCTCGAACGATTCGAAAAGGTGGACACACTCGTCCTCGACAAGACAGGCACGCTGACCGAGGGCAAACCTGCCGTCATCACCATTCAGATGTCGGCCAATCACAATGAAGCTGATGTCTTGCACCTTGCTGCAAGTCTTGAGAACCAAAGCGAACACCCCCTTGCACAAGCGATCGTCGCCGCAGCGAAGGAGCGCGGATTGGCGCTTGGTGAGGCGTCCGATTTTGACTCTCCAACTGGCAAGGGTGTGATCGGTGTCGTGGAAGGGCGTGAAATAGCGCTCGGCGCCGAGAAGTACTTAGCGGAGCTGAAGGTAGATGTTTCAGCGCTCGGCGAGAAAGCCGAACACCTTAGACGTGAAGGCGCGACCGCGATCTTTGTGAGCGTGGATGGCGTGGCGGCGGCGGTATTTGGCATTGCCGACCCCATCAAGGCGACAACGCCCGACGCGCTTGCGGCGCTCAAGGCACAAGGGCTGCGGCTGGTTATGCTGACAGGCGACAATCGCACCACGGCGGATGCGGTGGCGCGCAAGCTCGGCATCGATGTGGTCGAGGCGGAGGTGCTTCCAGAAGACAAATCTCGTATCGTTGAGCGACTAAAGCGTGAGGGCCGCGTCGTGGCCATGGCTGGCGACGGCGTAAATGATGCTCCGGCGCTTGCGGCAGCGGATGTTGGCGTTGCGATGGGATCAGGGACTGACGTCGCCATCGAAAGCGCCGGCGTCACGCTGCTTCACGGTGATCTCACCGGCATCGTGCGTGCTCGCACGATCTCGCGCGCGACCATGAACAACATTCGTCAGAATTTGTTTTTTGCCTTTGCTTATAACGCGGCTGGCGTGCCGATTGCGGCAGGCATGCTCTATCCAATGACGGGCGAGTTGCTCTCGCCGATGGTCGCGGCCGCGGCGATGGCGCTTTCCTCCGTGTCGGTGATCGCCAATTCTCTTCGTTTAAACGCGATCAAGGTCTGA
- a CDS encoding acetyl-CoA C-acetyltransferase has protein sequence MPEAWIIDACRTPRGIGKVGKGALAAIHPQQLAATVLKAIAERNNLRTGEVDDVIWGTSSQRGKQGGDLARMALLDAGYDIRASGVTLDRFCGSGITTVNLATAQIMSGMEEVVIAGGTEMMSYTASTADPKTPFMMDTGNLRLRARHPQSHQGVCADAIATLDGIPRTTLDALALESQKRAGAALEGGHFKKSLVPVYHEDGSLALDHEEFPRPQTTIEGLAALKPAFEALAEFPLDDRGTTYGALIRQVYPDLKITHVHHAGNSSGVVDGAAAVLLASPDYARKNGMKPRARVIATANVGDSPTLMLNAPAPAAQKALRKAGLTIDDIDLFEINEAFAVVAEKFIRDLKLDRDKVNVNGGAMALGHPIGATGSILIGTVLDELERRDLKRGLVTMCAAGGMAPAIIIERM, from the coding sequence GTGCCTGAAGCTTGGATCATTGATGCGTGCCGCACGCCCCGAGGTATTGGCAAGGTGGGAAAAGGCGCACTGGCGGCGATCCACCCTCAGCAGCTTGCCGCGACGGTTTTGAAAGCGATTGCTGAACGCAACAATCTGCGCACCGGTGAGGTGGATGACGTCATTTGGGGGACCTCTTCACAACGTGGAAAGCAGGGCGGTGACTTGGCGCGCATGGCGTTGCTCGACGCGGGCTACGATATCCGCGCGAGCGGCGTGACGCTCGATCGCTTCTGCGGCTCGGGCATCACCACCGTAAATCTGGCCACAGCGCAGATCATGTCCGGCATGGAAGAGGTTGTCATCGCGGGCGGCACGGAGATGATGAGCTATACGGCGTCCACGGCGGACCCAAAGACGCCGTTCATGATGGACACCGGCAATCTCCGTTTGCGCGCGCGTCATCCACAATCGCACCAGGGCGTTTGCGCAGACGCGATTGCGACGTTGGATGGGATCCCGCGCACCACGCTTGATGCGCTCGCGCTTGAGAGTCAAAAGCGTGCTGGCGCCGCGCTGGAGGGCGGGCATTTCAAGAAGAGCCTTGTGCCAGTCTACCATGAAGATGGTTCACTTGCGCTCGATCATGAGGAGTTCCCGCGTCCGCAGACGACAATAGAGGGGCTCGCAGCGCTGAAGCCGGCCTTCGAGGCGTTGGCCGAGTTTCCGCTTGATGATCGCGGCACGACCTACGGCGCCTTGATCCGGCAAGTGTACCCTGACTTGAAGATCACGCACGTACACCATGCGGGCAACTCATCGGGCGTCGTCGATGGCGCAGCAGCGGTGCTGCTCGCGTCACCGGACTATGCGAGGAAGAATGGCATGAAGCCGCGCGCGCGGGTCATCGCCACGGCGAATGTCGGTGATAGTCCGACGCTCATGCTTAACGCACCGGCGCCTGCGGCGCAAAAGGCGCTTCGGAAGGCAGGGTTGACGATCGATGATATCGATCTGTTTGAGATCAACGAAGCGTTCGCGGTTGTCGCCGAGAAGTTCATTCGCGATCTCAAACTCGATCGGGACAAAGTCAACGTCAATGGCGGCGCCATGGCGCTCGGCCATCCCATCGGCGCGACGGGCTCGATCCTGATTGGGACTGTGCTCGACGAACTAGAGCGCCGTGATTTGAAGCGCGGCCTGGTCACCATGTGCGCGGCGGGTGGTATGGCGCCCGCGATCATTATCGAGCGGATGTGA